From Pseudomonas vanderleydeniana, the proteins below share one genomic window:
- a CDS encoding gamma-aminobutyraldehyde dehydrogenase, with protein MATQEKRTRKMAGAHPTPLFTSLLIDGELVAGQGFVEPILNPATGEVITQIAEASTEQVESAILAAHRAFAGWSRTTPQQRSNTLLAIADAVEKNADLLARLESLNCGKPLHLARQDDLSATVDVFRFFAGAVRCQTGQLSGEYLPGYTSMVRRDPIGVVASIAPWNYPIMMAAWKIAPALAAGNTLVFKPSEHTPLSILALAPTLAELLPAGVINIVCGGGEGVGSHLVSHPKVRMVSLTGDIVTGQKILQAAAKSVKRTHLELGGKAPVIVCNDADIQAVVEGVRSYGYYNAGQDCTAACRIYAQAGIHDRLVAELGAAVASLRFAGKRDADNEIGPLISTRQRDRVASFVERALGQPHIERVTGAAVHSGPGFYYQPTLLAGCKQSDEIVQREVFGPVVTVTRFDELSQAVDWANDSEYALASSVWTQNLDKAMQVASRLQYGCTWINSHFMLVSEMPHGGLKRSGYGKDLSSDSLQDYSVVRHIMARHGQHL; from the coding sequence ATGGCCACACAAGAAAAGAGAACTCGCAAAATGGCTGGCGCGCACCCGACCCCGTTGTTCACCTCGTTGCTGATCGACGGTGAACTCGTTGCAGGTCAAGGTTTCGTCGAACCGATCCTCAACCCGGCCACGGGCGAGGTCATCACGCAGATCGCCGAAGCCAGCACCGAGCAGGTCGAAAGCGCGATCCTCGCCGCCCACCGGGCATTTGCCGGCTGGTCGCGGACCACTCCACAGCAACGCTCGAACACCCTCCTGGCGATTGCCGACGCGGTGGAGAAGAATGCCGACCTGCTGGCCCGCCTCGAATCGCTGAACTGCGGCAAGCCGCTGCACCTGGCACGCCAGGACGACCTGAGCGCGACGGTCGATGTGTTCCGCTTCTTCGCCGGCGCGGTGCGCTGCCAGACCGGGCAACTGTCCGGCGAATACCTGCCGGGCTACACCAGCATGGTCCGCCGCGACCCGATCGGCGTGGTCGCCTCCATCGCGCCGTGGAACTACCCGATCATGATGGCCGCCTGGAAGATCGCCCCGGCCCTGGCGGCCGGCAACACACTGGTGTTCAAGCCGTCCGAGCACACCCCGCTGTCGATCCTGGCCCTGGCCCCGACCCTGGCCGAGCTACTGCCGGCGGGCGTGATCAATATCGTCTGTGGCGGTGGCGAAGGTGTCGGCAGCCACCTGGTCAGCCACCCGAAGGTACGCATGGTGTCGCTCACCGGCGATATCGTCACCGGGCAGAAAATCCTCCAGGCCGCCGCGAAAAGCGTCAAGCGCACGCACCTGGAACTCGGCGGCAAGGCCCCGGTGATCGTCTGCAACGATGCCGATATCCAGGCGGTGGTCGAGGGTGTGCGCAGCTACGGCTACTACAACGCCGGCCAGGACTGCACCGCCGCCTGCCGGATCTACGCCCAGGCCGGCATCCATGACCGCCTGGTCGCCGAACTCGGTGCGGCGGTCGCCAGCCTGCGCTTTGCCGGCAAGCGCGATGCCGACAACGAGATCGGCCCGCTGATCAGCACCCGCCAGCGTGACCGCGTCGCCAGCTTCGTCGAGCGCGCCCTCGGCCAGCCGCATATCGAACGGGTGACCGGTGCGGCGGTGCACTCCGGTCCCGGCTTCTATTATCAGCCAACCCTGCTCGCCGGCTGCAAGCAGAGCGACGAGATCGTCCAGCGCGAGGTGTTCGGCCCGGTCGTCACGGTGACCCGCTTCGACGAGCTGAGCCAGGCGGTGGACTGGGCCAACGATTCGGAATACGCCCTGGCTTCCTCGGTCTGGACCCAGAACCTGGACAAGGCGATGCAGGTCGCCTCGCGCCTGCAATACGGCTGCACCTGGATCAACAGCCACTTCATGCTGGTCAGCGAAATGCCCCACGGTGGCCTCAAGCGCTCCGGCTACGGCAAGGATCTGTCCAGCGATTCGCTGCAGGACTACAGCGTGGTGCGCCACATCATGGCGCGCCACGGCCAACACCTGTAA
- a CDS encoding LysR family transcriptional regulator has product MMTLRQIRHFIAVAETGSISAAAQAVFISQSTLTLAIQQLEQEIGVSLFNRHAKGMTLTHQGHQFLRQAHLILATVDNAKRSLQQSTDQVSGQLTVGVTSLVAGYYLADLLTRFQRAYPNVEIRVTEDERPYIEHLLVSGEIDVGVLILSNLEDRHALQTEVLTHSPHRLWLPAQHPLLEHDSINLADVAREPLIQLNVDEMDRNAQRMWRGAGLQPRTSLRTASTEAVRSLVAAGLGLSIQPDMTYRPWSLEGDIIEARPIADLSHTLDVGLAWRRGTARPTLVDPFLTVAREQPPGGRKPSI; this is encoded by the coding sequence ATGATGACCCTGCGTCAGATCCGCCACTTCATCGCCGTGGCCGAGACCGGCTCGATCTCGGCCGCCGCCCAGGCGGTGTTCATTTCCCAGTCGACCCTGACCCTGGCGATCCAGCAGTTGGAACAGGAAATCGGCGTCAGCCTGTTCAACCGCCATGCCAAGGGCATGACCCTGACCCACCAGGGCCACCAGTTCCTGCGCCAGGCGCACCTGATCCTGGCCACCGTCGACAACGCCAAGCGCAGCCTGCAGCAGAGCACCGACCAGGTCAGCGGGCAACTGACGGTCGGCGTGACCAGCCTGGTGGCCGGTTACTACCTGGCCGACCTGCTGACCCGTTTCCAGCGCGCCTACCCCAACGTCGAAATCCGCGTGACCGAGGACGAACGCCCGTACATCGAGCACCTGCTGGTCAGCGGCGAGATCGACGTCGGCGTGCTGATCCTCTCCAACCTGGAAGACCGCCACGCCCTGCAGACCGAAGTCCTGACCCACTCGCCGCATCGCCTGTGGCTGCCAGCCCAGCACCCGCTGCTGGAACACGACAGCATCAACCTCGCCGACGTCGCCCGCGAGCCGCTGATCCAGCTCAATGTCGATGAAATGGACCGCAACGCCCAGCGCATGTGGCGCGGTGCCGGCCTGCAACCGCGCACCAGCCTGCGCACGGCCTCCACCGAGGCGGTGCGCAGCCTGGTGGCGGCCGGGCTCGGCCTGTCGATCCAACCGGACATGACCTACCGGCCCTGGTCGCTGGAAGGCGACATCATCGAAGCCCGACCGATCGCCGACCTGAGCCACACCCTCGATGTCGGCCTGGCCTGGCGCCGTGGAACCGCCCGACCGACGCTGGTCGATCCGTTCCTCACCGTCGCCCGCGAACAACCACCGGGCGGACGCAAGCCATCGATTTAA
- a CDS encoding tellurite resistance TerB family protein produces the protein MNTRGLLDQLLKSGQALLQNQAGGSPGRTADKGMSGNLGSLLSGAGGGALAAGAMGLLLGSKKARKVGGTVLTYGGLAALGVLAYKAYGNWQAQQASAPQAEPRTLDRLPAAQVEQHSQAILQALVAAAKADGHVDARERELIEGEFSRLGSDHELQQWLHAELNKPLDPAQVARAAATPEMAAEMYMASVLMVDEEHFMEKAYLDELARQLRLDPGLRQELERQVRQAALQ, from the coding sequence ATGAACACTCGCGGATTGCTCGATCAGTTGCTCAAGTCCGGTCAGGCGCTGTTGCAGAACCAGGCTGGTGGTTCACCGGGCCGGACCGCCGACAAGGGGATGTCGGGAAACCTGGGCAGCCTGTTGTCCGGTGCCGGTGGTGGTGCGCTGGCGGCCGGTGCCATGGGCCTGTTGCTGGGCAGCAAGAAGGCCCGCAAGGTCGGTGGCACGGTACTGACCTACGGTGGGCTGGCGGCGCTGGGTGTCCTCGCCTACAAGGCCTATGGCAATTGGCAGGCCCAGCAGGCCAGTGCGCCCCAGGCGGAACCCCGGACTCTCGATCGCCTGCCGGCGGCTCAAGTCGAACAGCATAGCCAGGCAATTCTCCAGGCACTGGTGGCCGCAGCCAAGGCTGATGGGCATGTCGATGCCCGGGAGCGGGAGCTGATCGAGGGTGAGTTCTCCAGGCTGGGCAGCGACCATGAATTGCAGCAGTGGCTGCATGCCGAGCTGAACAAGCCCCTGGATCCGGCCCAGGTTGCGCGGGCGGCGGCCACGCCGGAGATGGCCGCGGAAATGTACATGGCCAGTGTGCTGATGGTGGATGAAGAGCACTTCATGGAAAAGGCTTACCTGGACGAACTGGCGCGCCAGCTGCGGCTGGATCCGGGGTTGCGCCAGGAACTGGAGCGACAGGTTCGTCAGGCCGCCCTGCAGTGA
- a CDS encoding diguanylate cyclase domain-containing protein codes for MPVLPSLRSRLALAIALLVSVLSWLLGSFIGHDSSVRMRGEIGQDLAEVSYQMADRLDRAMASRFHLLSVISQLKVLQEASDPAQIRQLLDHLQEQFPDIAWLGLTDTAGLVRVSTGGILQGTSISQRPVFKEGREHVFIGDVHDAVLLSKLLPNPSGETLKFVDISLPVFNGASGDDRKTIGVLAAHLSWAWAEDMRQSLMQPMQERRRIEFFVIAADHRVLLGPRETIGQVLQLPQLEGLGQQPRWAVQRWPDGNDYLTGLALSRGYENYKGLGWTVVTRQSLDEAYAPAKALQRDILVWGIALAVIIAFIGWLLATWFTRPLKAIANAADRLSLGESMEIPDIRGTREIAQLSQSIRHLVDSLSNHQTALGVMESLAHHDALTGLPNRAALEKYLPRAQQRSQSQNNCLALLYLDLDGFKPINDQFGHAGGDELLKEVARRLRTCLREGDMVARLGGDEFLMVLQVPRSDAQNQARVIANRVLASLSHSIMLHQVPARIGCSIGGAVWPLDDPDLSDVLGLADKALYRAKHAGKGQAHFHQAQDALSDFR; via the coding sequence ATGCCCGTACTGCCGAGCCTGCGTAGTCGCCTTGCACTTGCCATCGCCCTGCTGGTGAGCGTGCTGAGCTGGCTGCTGGGTTCGTTCATCGGGCATGACTCCAGTGTGCGGATGCGCGGCGAGATCGGCCAGGACCTGGCAGAAGTCTCCTACCAGATGGCCGATCGGCTGGACCGGGCCATGGCCAGCCGCTTTCACCTGCTGAGTGTCATCAGCCAGCTCAAGGTCCTGCAGGAGGCTTCCGACCCGGCGCAGATTCGCCAGTTGCTCGACCACCTGCAAGAGCAATTCCCGGACATCGCCTGGCTCGGCCTGACCGATACCGCGGGCCTGGTCAGGGTCTCCACCGGGGGCATCCTGCAAGGCACCAGCATCAGTCAACGCCCGGTATTCAAGGAGGGACGCGAGCATGTCTTCATCGGCGATGTGCACGATGCCGTGCTGCTGTCCAAACTGCTGCCCAACCCCAGTGGCGAGACCCTCAAGTTCGTCGACATCAGCCTGCCGGTCTTCAATGGCGCCAGCGGCGATGACCGCAAGACGATCGGCGTGCTGGCCGCGCACCTCTCCTGGGCCTGGGCCGAAGACATGCGCCAGTCGCTGATGCAGCCCATGCAGGAACGACGCAGAATCGAATTCTTCGTCATCGCTGCCGACCACCGGGTACTGCTCGGTCCTCGGGAAACCATCGGCCAGGTGCTGCAACTGCCACAGCTTGAAGGGCTCGGCCAGCAGCCACGCTGGGCCGTCCAGCGCTGGCCGGATGGCAATGACTACCTGACCGGCCTGGCCCTGAGCCGCGGCTACGAAAACTACAAGGGCCTGGGCTGGACCGTGGTGACCCGCCAAAGCCTCGACGAAGCCTATGCTCCCGCCAAGGCGCTGCAACGGGACATCCTGGTCTGGGGTATCGCGCTGGCGGTGATCATCGCCTTCATCGGCTGGCTGCTGGCGACCTGGTTCACCCGGCCGCTGAAGGCCATCGCCAATGCGGCCGACCGCCTGAGCCTCGGCGAATCGATGGAGATTCCGGACATCCGCGGCACCCGGGAAATTGCCCAGTTGAGCCAGTCGATCCGCCATCTGGTGGACAGCCTGAGCAACCACCAGACCGCCCTGGGCGTGATGGAGAGCCTGGCGCACCATGACGCACTGACCGGCCTGCCCAACCGCGCGGCCCTGGAGAAGTACCTGCCACGGGCACAGCAACGCAGCCAATCGCAGAACAATTGTCTGGCACTGCTGTACCTGGACCTGGATGGCTTCAAGCCGATCAACGACCAGTTCGGTCACGCCGGTGGTGATGAACTGCTCAAGGAGGTGGCCCGCCGCCTGCGCACCTGCCTGCGCGAAGGGGACATGGTAGCCCGGCTCGGCGGCGATGAATTCCTCATGGTATTGCAGGTGCCGCGCAGCGATGCGCAGAACCAGGCCCGGGTCATCGCCAACCGGGTGCTTGCCAGCCTGTCGCACTCGATCATGCTGCACCAGGTACCGGCCCGCATCGGTTGCAGTATCGGCGGCGCGGTCTGGCCGCTCGATGATCCCGACCTCAGCGACGTGCTGGGATTGGCGGACAAGGCCCTGTACCGGGCCAAGCATGCCGGCAAGGGCCAGGCACACTTCCATCAGGCGCAGGATGCGCTGTCCGATTTTCGCTAG
- a CDS encoding methyl-accepting chemotaxis protein, giving the protein MKNWTLRQRILASFAVIIAIMLLMVVVAYSRLLSIESSEESVRSDAIPGVYYSTMIRSSWVESYVLTQQLLGFNADGVISAADQEQFKNFSSRLLEQIDNYQKTIYTKEDQVQFDLFKHEHESYAKALATVLDLYQRKQNDEAIRQFKLQVTPAWMNGRKELNDIIVQNKGVADTATDTISAAVSSAKVSMIISLVLAVLAAGLCGWLLMRVITSPMQRIVEILEIMRTGDMSNRLNLDRKDEFGSVETGFNDMMTELTALVSQAQRSAVQVTTSVTEIAATSKQQQATATETAATTTEIGATSREIAATSRDLVRTMTEVSSAADQASVLAGSGQQGLARMEDTMHSVMGAAELVNSKLAILNEKAGNINQVVVTIVKVADQTNLLSLNAAIEAEKAGEYGRGFAVVATEVRRLADQTAVATYDIEQMVREIQSAVSAGVMGMDKFSEEVRRGMFEVQQVGEQLSQIIHQVQALAPRVLMVNEGMQAQATGAEQINLALVQLGDASSQTVESLRQASFAIDELSQVAVGLRSGVSRFKV; this is encoded by the coding sequence GTGAAGAACTGGACTCTGCGCCAACGGATACTCGCGAGTTTTGCCGTCATCATCGCGATCATGTTGTTGATGGTTGTTGTCGCTTATTCCCGGTTGCTGTCGATCGAGTCCAGCGAGGAGAGCGTGCGCAGCGACGCCATTCCCGGCGTCTACTACAGCACCATGATCCGTAGCTCCTGGGTCGAGAGCTATGTGCTGACCCAGCAGTTGCTGGGCTTCAATGCCGATGGCGTGATCAGTGCCGCGGACCAGGAACAGTTCAAGAACTTCTCCAGCCGCCTGCTCGAACAGATCGACAACTACCAGAAGACTATCTACACCAAAGAAGACCAGGTGCAGTTCGATCTTTTCAAGCACGAGCACGAAAGCTACGCCAAGGCCCTGGCCACGGTGCTCGACCTCTACCAGCGCAAGCAGAACGATGAAGCGATCCGCCAGTTCAAGTTGCAGGTGACACCGGCCTGGATGAACGGGCGCAAGGAACTCAACGACATCATCGTCCAGAACAAGGGCGTGGCTGACACGGCCACCGATACCATCAGTGCCGCGGTGTCGTCGGCGAAGGTCAGCATGATCATTTCCCTGGTACTCGCCGTGCTTGCCGCCGGCCTGTGCGGCTGGTTGCTGATGCGGGTGATCACCTCGCCGATGCAGCGGATCGTCGAGATCCTCGAGATCATGCGCACCGGCGACATGAGCAACCGGCTGAACCTGGATCGCAAGGACGAATTCGGCTCGGTGGAAACCGGCTTCAACGACATGATGACCGAGCTGACGGCGCTGGTGTCCCAGGCCCAGCGTTCGGCGGTGCAGGTGACCACCTCGGTCACCGAGATTGCCGCCACCTCCAAGCAGCAGCAGGCCACGGCCACCGAGACCGCCGCCACCACCACCGAGATCGGTGCGACCTCGCGGGAAATCGCCGCGACCTCCCGTGACCTGGTCCGCACCATGACCGAAGTGTCGTCCGCCGCCGACCAGGCCTCGGTGCTCGCCGGTTCCGGTCAGCAGGGGCTGGCCCGGATGGAGGACACCATGCATTCGGTGATGGGGGCTGCGGAACTGGTGAACTCCAAGCTGGCGATCCTCAATGAGAAGGCCGGCAACATCAACCAGGTGGTGGTGACGATCGTCAAGGTCGCCGACCAGACCAACCTGCTGTCGCTCAACGCCGCCATCGAGGCGGAGAAGGCTGGGGAGTACGGTCGCGGTTTCGCCGTGGTCGCCACCGAGGTGCGCCGCCTGGCCGACCAGACGGCTGTCGCCACCTACGATATCGAACAGATGGTGCGCGAGATCCAATCGGCGGTGTCCGCCGGGGTCATGGGCATGGACAAGTTCTCCGAGGAGGTACGCCGCGGCATGTTCGAGGTGCAGCAGGTCGGTGAGCAGCTGTCGCAGATCATTCACCAGGTGCAGGCCCTGGCACCGCGCGTGCTGATGGTCAACGAAGGCATGCAGGCCCAGGCCACCGGTGCCGAGCAGATCAACCTCGCACTGGTGCAACTGGGGGATGCCAGCAGCCAGACCGTCGAGTCGCTGCGCCAGGCCAGTTTTGCCATCGACGAGCTGAGCCAGGTCGCGGTCGGCCTGCGCAGCGGCGTCTCGCGTTTCAAAGTCTGA
- a CDS encoding chemotaxis protein CheW, which translates to MSELLAKRAASAQTRDSLFLVFRIGSERYALEAVEIAEVLPCLQLKGIAHAPAWVAGVFAHRGAMVPVIDVSAMTFGQPAVARTSTRLVLVHYRPGPDAADYRLGLILEQATDTLRCNPQDFQPYGLDNRQAPYLGPVLEDAQGLVQRIRLKDLLSPEIRALLFPDAAEAP; encoded by the coding sequence ATGAGCGAGCTGCTGGCCAAGCGCGCTGCCAGCGCGCAGACCCGGGACAGCCTGTTCCTGGTCTTTCGCATTGGCAGTGAGCGCTACGCCCTGGAGGCCGTGGAAATCGCCGAAGTGCTGCCGTGCCTGCAACTCAAGGGCATCGCTCATGCGCCGGCCTGGGTCGCCGGGGTGTTCGCCCACCGCGGCGCGATGGTGCCGGTGATCGACGTCAGCGCCATGACCTTCGGCCAGCCCGCCGTGGCCCGTACCAGCACCCGGCTGGTGCTGGTGCACTACCGGCCGGGGCCGGATGCGGCCGACTATCGGCTTGGGCTGATTCTCGAGCAGGCCACCGATACCCTGCGTTGCAACCCGCAGGACTTCCAGCCCTATGGCCTGGACAATCGGCAGGCCCCCTACCTGGGACCGGTGCTGGAAGATGCGCAGGGCCTGGTGCAGCGCATCCGCCTCAAGGACCTGCTCAGCCCGGAGATTCGCGCCCTGCTGTTTCCCGACGCCGCCGAGGCCCCGTGA
- a CDS encoding CheR family methyltransferase — protein MSADQRFFDFLKERIGLDVTSVGPLIIQRAIRQRCTQLQMETSDQYWSRLQGSADEQQALIEAVVVPETWFFRYPESFATLARLARERQEQLRGMRALKVLSLPCSTGEEPYSIAMALLDAGLEPHQFKVDGLDVSPASVERARRAIYGKNSFRGEDIGFRERHFTALDEGHQVNERVREQVRLRTGNLLEPGLLGGEVYDFVFCRNLLIYFDLPTQQQVFEILKRLTHVDGVLFIGPAEGNLLGRMGMRSIGIPQSFAFRRHSPDEVEAAAATAAVFTSPFVPPPLPVRAPPSPVAAPRAPQRPVLAPAPPPAPTARPVAPSGDAASLLARIAELANEGRSSEARQACDSFLRQYEPVAQVFYWLGLLSDVAGSVQEAQGFYRKALYLEPQHPEALAQLAALLAAQGDLAGARRLQDRAARSGRAADSERKR, from the coding sequence ATGAGTGCCGACCAGCGATTCTTCGACTTTCTCAAGGAGCGTATCGGCCTGGATGTCACCTCGGTCGGCCCGCTGATCATCCAGCGCGCCATACGCCAGCGCTGCACTCAGTTGCAGATGGAAACGTCCGACCAGTACTGGTCCCGGCTGCAGGGTTCGGCCGACGAGCAGCAGGCGCTGATCGAGGCGGTGGTCGTCCCGGAGACCTGGTTCTTCCGTTATCCCGAGTCGTTCGCGACCCTGGCCCGCCTGGCCCGTGAGCGCCAGGAGCAACTGCGCGGGATGCGCGCGCTGAAGGTTCTCAGCCTGCCGTGCTCCACTGGCGAGGAACCCTATTCGATTGCCATGGCCCTGCTGGATGCGGGCCTGGAACCGCACCAGTTCAAGGTCGATGGCCTGGACGTCAGCCCGGCGTCGGTCGAGCGGGCCCGGCGTGCAATCTATGGCAAGAACTCGTTCCGCGGCGAGGACATCGGCTTTCGCGAGCGGCATTTCACGGCACTCGACGAGGGACACCAGGTCAACGAACGGGTGCGCGAGCAGGTGCGACTGCGCACCGGCAATCTGCTGGAACCCGGGTTGCTGGGCGGCGAGGTCTATGACTTCGTGTTCTGCCGCAACCTGCTGATCTATTTCGACCTGCCGACCCAGCAGCAGGTCTTCGAGATTCTCAAGCGCCTGACCCATGTCGACGGTGTGCTGTTCATCGGCCCGGCCGAGGGTAACCTGCTGGGGCGGATGGGCATGCGTTCCATTGGTATACCGCAGTCGTTCGCCTTTCGTCGCCACTCGCCGGACGAGGTGGAGGCGGCCGCGGCCACCGCCGCCGTGTTTACCTCGCCCTTCGTGCCGCCACCGCTGCCGGTTCGCGCCCCGCCGAGCCCGGTAGCCGCGCCGAGGGCGCCACAGCGTCCGGTGCTGGCACCCGCGCCGCCGCCGGCGCCTACCGCCAGGCCGGTTGCACCGTCCGGCGATGCCGCAAGCCTGTTGGCGCGCATTGCCGAACTGGCCAACGAGGGGCGCAGCAGCGAGGCCCGCCAGGCCTGTGACAGTTTCCTGCGCCAATACGAACCGGTGGCCCAGGTGTTCTACTGGCTTGGCCTGCTGAGCGACGTGGCCGGCAGCGTGCAGGAGGCCCAGGGTTTCTATCGCAAGGCGTTGTACCTGGAGCCGCAGCACCCTGAAGCGCTGGCGCAACTGGCGGCCCTGCTGGCCGCCCAGGGGGATCTGGCGGGTGCCCGACGATTGCAGGACCGCGCGGCCCGCAGTGGGCGCGCGGCTGACAGTGAGCGTAAACGATGA
- a CDS encoding chemotaxis protein CheW: MSGLTALNLTHEDAEAIDDCWNRIGIHGDKSCPLLADHIHCRNCAVYSAAATRLLDRYTLRQESREQVVAQEGEEIATRSLLMFRLGEEWLGLATRCLVEIAPLRAIHSLPHQRSRALLGVANVRGALVACLSLVELLGLDATLTGTAGARVMPRMLIIAAQGGPVVVPVDEVDGIHAIDQRLLDGASAAGPQASAKYTRGVLSFRGRSLRWLDEEQLLSAVTRSLT, encoded by the coding sequence ATGAGCGGCCTGACAGCCTTGAACCTGACCCATGAAGATGCCGAGGCCATCGACGACTGCTGGAACCGTATCGGTATTCACGGTGACAAGTCCTGTCCGTTGCTGGCGGACCATATCCACTGCCGCAACTGCGCGGTGTACTCCGCCGCCGCCACCCGCCTGCTGGACCGCTATACCTTGCGCCAGGAAAGTCGTGAGCAGGTGGTGGCACAGGAGGGCGAGGAGATCGCCACCCGCTCCCTGCTGATGTTCCGTCTGGGCGAGGAGTGGCTGGGCCTGGCGACCCGTTGCCTGGTGGAGATCGCTCCATTGCGTGCGATTCATTCATTGCCGCACCAGCGCTCGCGAGCACTGCTGGGCGTGGCCAACGTGCGTGGCGCGCTGGTGGCCTGCCTGTCGCTGGTGGAGCTGCTGGGGCTGGATGCCACGCTCACCGGCACCGCCGGTGCACGGGTCATGCCACGCATGCTGATCATTGCCGCCCAGGGCGGCCCGGTGGTGGTGCCGGTGGACGAGGTGGATGGTATTCACGCGATCGACCAGCGCCTGCTCGATGGCGCGTCCGCCGCAGGCCCGCAGGCCAGCGCCAAGTACACCCGGGGCGTGCTGTCGTTCAGGGGGCGCAGCCTGCGCTGGCTGGATGAAGAGCAATTGCTGTCGGCCGTGACACGGAGCCTGACATGA